Part of the Odocoileus virginianus isolate 20LAN1187 ecotype Illinois chromosome 16, Ovbor_1.2, whole genome shotgun sequence genome is shown below.
TCTGTTTAAACACTGGCTCAGGGAAGACGTTTATTGCAGTACTACTCACTAAAGAGCTGTCTTATCAGATCAGGGGAGACCTCAACGGCAATGGCAAAAGGACGGTGTTCTTGGCCAACTCTGGTAACAAAGCGCTGTTTTGTCAAATTGTATGGAGGAGATTGGATGAGATCTCATGGTTAAGCAGATTTGCTCTTGGGGTATAAAGTTAAAGTCTTGAAAGTATAGAGGTTGATGAATAATGTGCTTGTTGAAGCAGAAATATCATTCTGTCTTATTTCTTAACTTTAAATAGTATTTCTCTTAAATGATAGTCATCTTATTTCATAGATGTTAAACATTAGCTTTCTTCTTAAATAGAACCGCATTTAATTCTGGCTCTGCTCTGATCTCAGtagttactttgtttttaatgttttagtttCACAAAGTGTTATCATAAAGAGCTTGATTATAGGTAACTTTTTGATTTATGATTTTGCTATACCAGttgtagaaaaaaaatcagaggcttTTTGAAAGTTAGATATCAGTAAGAGTTTAAAGTATAGGTTTTTATGTGTTTGGggttatatattaaaataaaaagtatataatgtGAACATAAACAGCTCAAGTACTAATATAACCATGTCactcctctcctttttttcttttctttttagattgtttCAGCATGTGATGTTCTCATgtgctttaaatatatatcagTCTGTGTTATTTCTTGGTGATACAATCTGATTGTATTGAAGAAAGCTGGAGGGGTGGATCTGCAGTAGTTGCCATTCTAGCCTAGAAATTATATTCTTAGATTGGGGAAAGTCACCTTAAAGAAATAAGGTGGTCTAAGACTTTATAAAGTGAGTGACAGGCGGGGTGGTGAGTATAAGAAGCGTATTTTGGAGGTAACTGTGAAAGTATGGTTTTAAGTTGGTGATGTAAAAAATTAGTGGttagatataatatataataataagtatTTCCCTTAACTGTTTAATCAATAGTCATCCAGAGAGCCATTTAGGTAAGAGTTCTTGTATTTACATGGGATATTGTATTTGTAATCAGCAAACCAGGTTGCTCAACAAGTGTCAGCTGTCAGAACTCACTCAGATCTCAAGGTTGGGGAATACTCAAACCTGGAAGTAAGTGCATCTTGGACAAAAGAGAAATGGAACCAAGAGTTTACTAAACACCAGGTAAGACTCATAAAGAAATTTCATTTAATAAGTCTGTACAAGCCCTTGATTTATAAGATGACCTGAAGCCTTCGTCATGTGAATTAGGTTTAAAGACTCTCTTTCCTGTTCTTTGTCAACCTAGAAATTACCCCATGCATTTTCTTCTTATAATCTCATCCTAAATCCACATGAGCTGCTCCTTTATGTTGCTGTTactgaacagaaaagaaacagctttacagtatgatttcctttttgaaaaatgcaaattcctATGACCTAATTTCATCTTGCAGATAACTTGCTTTCAGAAAGTTTACTCGAGTTAAATGCCTTGACATTTCTTGGTTGAGACCTTAGTAGTTTTGATGGAGTCTTCCTGTAActtggtttcccttgtggctcagctggtaaagaatctgcctgcaatgtgggagacctgggtttgatccctcggttgggaagattccctggagaaggaaaaggttacccattccagtattgtggcccggagaatgccatggactgtgtcgcaaagagtcagacacgactgagcgactttcacttcctgTAACCTAGATGTTTCCATGTCACCAGCTTGTGTTGAGGGCCTTTCACGTGTTGGTGAATCTGAAGTGGTTAAGAGAGGTTTCCTAACTGACCTCAAGCAGTCCCTGGTCTGCTAGTATATCTTACATATTGGGTTAAGCTTTCTCAATAATGCACTTAAAATCCACAGAATgataagccattaaaaagaattaaggaGTCCGTGTCTTCTTCCAGAAAACCTTGTCAGTTTGACAGGAAAAAATTGTGTGAATTGTTTTGTGATCTGATAAAACTGACATGTCTTATCAGTCAAATTACGAGGAACCTGAAAACCTGAAGTAGATTGAGTAGATTTATCATAAAAACGTGGTCTCctttatcagtatttttttttccatgtctcCTTGTTTTACATCTTGATTCTCGAGTATGAGCTTCCATACATTGAGAAtgtttgttgtaattttttttgttgttgtaatttTTAATGATGACTTTTTTCATCCTCACCTAAAATACAGTGGTTTCCTAGTCTGATTTCATAGAAGTATATCCAGGCAGGTGAATGGCATGTTTGTATACTGATAGCAGTTTTATTTTAGGTTCTCGTTATGACTTGCTATGTCGCCTTGAATGTTTTGAAGAATGGTTACTTATCACTGTCAGACATTAACCTTTTGGTGTTTGATGAGTGTCATCTTGCAATCCTAGACCACCCCTACCGAGAAATTATGAAGGTAAGTTTTTAGATTTTATCAGTGTTAATAATACAGGTCAGATTACTGAGTAAAAGCAGTGTTTTTTATACCAAAAGCAATATTAGTTATCACTTTTGGaaacttggtttcagtgtaggaatgaatgaatgaatattaaacTAATGTTCATTTAAATCtgtaatttataatattaatacatttataacTTCTAAATCTATAATAAaagtttaaacaataaaaataaattatgtgatCTATCATAAGTGAATTGCATAATCTATCATAGCATATTTAAATGTTCCTTTTTGATAAATTGATCTTTTAAATAAGCTACAGTAAATTCCATAAGTTATCATTTTGGTGTTGGTTAGGTCTTTTTGACATGTTTTATCAAGATGCTGTCTCTTTGGTTGGGGCCTTGCAAAATGAATTCCTTACTGTCAGTATCTTTTGTTACATTAGCTTTGTGAAAATTGTCCATCTTGTCCTCGTATTTTGGGACTAACTGCTTCCATTTTAAATGGGAAATGTGATCCAGAggaattggaagaaaaaattcagaaactggAGAAAATTCTTAAGAGTAATGCTGAAACTGCAACTGACTTGGTGGTCTTAGACAGGTAAGCACTTAGGATTAACTAGGCTTCAGTGAAACCTGCTAGGATGGTTTTAGGCCTTCGGTTCCATACTCCCTTGGAAGACCTAAGAATTCCTTATCAGGTAGTCATCTTCAgatgcaggaattgaaccttgGTTCCAGAAAGTGTAACAGATGGCGGTGTTTCAGCCTTAAGTGGGAATATTGCATACACATGGGCCCAGCCTGCTTGCTTATGTTGATGAGGGCTGGGATCCCTCATGATGGTTTGAAAGAACATTAATTTATTTAGAGAATTCAGTATTTTACAGTCTGATTGAAAATAATGGGAAACACTCTCTGATTTTGAAAATGGGTGTGAATttctgacctgtatataggtttgtCTCTTTTTGAGGAGGTTGCTATTTTGAGTTTCATTAAAACATATAACGCAGCCTTTGTGATCGAAGTTGGTAGAGGGGAGCCTTTATAAATTAGGTCTTTAAATTACAATAACTaattaaattcatattaaaatatccTTATATCCTTGTTAGGTACAGCCTTTAACAAGGTTAAAGATTACCAAGTGGTGGTTCTTGAAACAGTTACACTAGAGAAGACTTATTTCTCAGATTGTGAAGTTAAATCACACTTGGGTTTTGAGGACTGGCTCCACTAGTGTGTGACTTCAAGTGAGTCATTTATTGTCCCTGAGCCTATAAAATGGCATTACCAGTGGTCTCAGGGGACTCTTGGGTGATCAATTACATTGACATGATAAACACCTTGCAGTGTATCTGTCACTTGGTAGAAATTTGGAAAGAGTTCTCTTTGTGGAATGAGAAGAAAAGCTAACGTTTAGATTCATGGAAGTTAGGATCCAGATGTGATATGAGATACAAATCTGATGGCCTTTAGGGTGTTTAGGTAAAAAACTGATAGATATTCTATTGCATTTGGCATTACTTAGCTCTCAAAATCTGACTCATAAATTCTAGTTGGGAATAATGAACACTGtcatttttaaatatgtctttaatgtatttcttttccttaattaATTATTACATGTGCTTTTAAGATTGTATGTGTTGTTGTCATATTATGAAAGGCATGAAATATCTAGGGAATTTGATTGAAATGTAGGGGAGCTTTCCTTATTGAGGACATGTTAAAATATGACAGCcctaaaaaggaatacatttgagtcagttctagtgaggtggatgaacctagagcctgataatacagagtgaagtaagtcagaaagagaaaagcaagtgccacatattaacgcatatatatggaatctagaaaaatgactactgatgagcctatctgcagggcaggaatagagactcaagACGGAGAGCACGTAGGGAACAGATGTGTGGACGCGGCgtgggcaggagagggtgggtggGGCTGAGAGCAGCCCGGAAGCGTGCACATTACCTGTGTGAGGGAGACGGTGGTGGCTGCCGTCTAACCGGCAGCTCTGGCCGCCCTGACAGCGTGcaggtgcggggggggggggggggtgggttcaggagggagggcacGTGTGTGTGCTTGTGGCTGATTTGGGTTGTTGTGTGGCGGAGgtcaacacagtactgtaaagcatttatcctccagttaaaactAAATTAgaagaaagatttatttaaaaaccaaaaaagttGACATTTGCAAATGTTAAACGTTTCAAGTAGTATGGAAATAGATACATTTAATGATAACCCTTCCTTATGATCTACTGCCTTCCCTTTTTCTGAGTCTGAGAAGGAATCATTATTGAGTTTCTTGACTATTTTGACTAACTTTATTTCTCATTCTGGGGGATGCCTTAGGGGGCAAAAGATGAAAATCTAAacctaaaaatcaaaatgaaaaacctgGGATTAACGATGAAACAACAGAATTCTTTGACTATTAGCCCTATGCATTTATTGAAACTTAGCCAGCAAACATAGTACAGCTAGAAGTGAATAAAACTTGAGGAAGGCTTGTTGTGAGCCTGTGTGTTCTTCCAAGTAGTTACACGGCTGAAAAGAGGGAGTTTCTTTTTTGGTTTGGATATGTAATGGATGGTAATGCTGTAGTGAATTTATTGTGGTGTTGACAACTTTTGTTTCTGATGTTACAGATATACTTCTCAGCCATGTGAGATTGTGGTAGACTGTGGACCATTTACTGACAGAAGTGGGCTTTATGAAAGACTGCTGATGGAGTTAGAAGAAGCACTTAATTTTATCAATGACTGTAACATATCTGTACATTCAAAAGAAAGAGATTCTACTTTAATTTCTAAACAGGTAAGCATATACAAAGTACAGAGAATATAATAAAAGGGTttgatacatttttaatgttgaattgtCTTTTAATGAAgctgttttatatacattttagttTAAGACCTTACCTTCTTGTATCTTTGGACATTTTTCATGGAGTGTATCATATTGGGTTGAGTTTACTGTTACCTGACAGACATTTCTGTTATTAAGTATAGATCACCCTGGTTTAAGGAGGTGTCATGATTGTTTGAATATAAGAAGTGggtcccaatttttttttcttagtcagATGAGTTAGTTCCTGATCAGACCCTGAGCTGAAAGAATTCTTCCGCTGTTTCTCTGTATGTAACTGGACATGAGCCCATCATCTCCGAGTAGGGCAGCTTTGAGAAGCGATTCCTTAGAACAGTGGGCCTCAGGGTGTGGAACCTGGACAAGCAGCATCAGCTTCCCTCTGGAACTGTCTCGACATGCACATGAGAGGCCCCATCCTTGCCCTGCGGAATCTAAAGCTCTGGGCTGGGAGCCAGCTGTCTGAGATTTGAAGCCCTTCAGTGAATCCTGTTGCCATTAATTGTCCCAGGACTTTGCAGCCACCTGTGAATGTTACCACCATATTAAACCGAATCCTTAATTCTCTTTTGCTAATTTTCTCTGGAGCAGCAATGCCCAGACTCTGTTCAGCACCTGTCTTCTCATTAAGTCCATGTTCGACCCAGTGGGTCTTTTATTTGCCTGCAGAACTGGCAGTTATAGCCTTACTATGGATTTACATTCCAGTCTGAGCTAGGCTGGTAAGTTGTGGCACTCTCAAGGAAAACCATCTTGCCTCTTTTTGATacctaaaataaaatgacagactCTGCTGCGTatgcacacacacctatatattCTGCTATGTAGTTCCTTGCATATTTACCTGGAAGTAAATGACTCAGTTGTACTTTCGACCACGGCTCTGAGGTTGCTTTATTAACCGTATACAGTTCTATCTTTTGATTTCTGTCATTTGATTATTTTCACAGGGGAAAACAGAAGGGTGGTTCTGGGCATCTGTATGAAAAAGTAGAGCTTGGAAAGACTACTGGCCCCTCTCCGTAACTTTGGGGAATGAACCCCAGTGTTGATATTAGTGGGGTAAATTTATTTTGAAGGAGTAAAGACAGCCTAAATCCCAGTTAGAGTCCATGTGGAGATACTCCAAGAGTATTATTTTGCATTTGAGTCTTTACCTTTTTTTGTAGATACTCTCAGACTGTCGTGCGGTACTGGTTGTCCTGGGACCCTGGTGTGCTGATAAAGTAGCTGGAATGATGGTCAGAGAGCTACAGAAATACATCAAACACGAGCAAGAGGAGCTGCACCGGAAGTTTCTATTGTTTACAGACACTTTCCTAAGGAAAATCCACGCCCTGTGTGAAGAGCACTTCTCACCTGCCTCCCTTGACCTGAAGTTTGTCACTCCTAAGGTAATAAAGCTGCTCGAGATCCTCCGCAAGTACAAACCGTACGAGCGGCAGCAGTTTGAAAGCGTGGAGTGGTATAATAATAGGAACCAGGATAATTACGTGTCCTGGAGCGATTCTGAGGATGACGAGGAAGATGAAGAgattgaagagaaagaaaagccagagacaaattttccttctccatttaccAATATCTTGTGTGGAATTATTTTTGTGGAAAGAAGATACACAGCCGTGGTCTTAAACAGGTAACTCTTCGAGattaacattttttcccccatagtaGAACAGGCAGCTTTTTGTCTTGTGAAGTGATACATTGTAATAGCTTTAAGGGCTGGGCAGAAGGCTTAGGGGAG
Proteins encoded:
- the DICER1 gene encoding endoribonuclease Dicer isoform X2 is translated as MKSPALQPLSMAGLQLMTPASSPMGPFFGLPWQQEAIHDNIYTPRKYQVELLEAALDHNTIVCLNTGSGKTFIAVLLTKELSYQIRGDLNGNGKRTVFLANSANQVAQQVSAVRTHSDLKVGEYSNLEVSASWTKEKWNQEFTKHQVLVMTCYVALNVLKNGYLSLSDINLLVFDECHLAILDHPYREIMKLCENCPSCPRILGLTASILNGKCDPEELEEKIQKLEKILKSNAETATDLVVLDRYTSQPCEIVVDCGPFTDRSGLYERLLMELEEALNFINDCNISVHSKERDSTLISKQILSDCRAVLVVLGPWCADKVAGMMVRELQKYIKHEQEELHRKFLLFTDTFLRKIHALCEEHFSPASLDLKFVTPKVIKLLEILRKYKPYERQQFESVEWYNNRNQDNYVSWSDSEDDEEDEEIEEKEKPETNFPSPFTNILCGIIFVERRYTAVVLNRLIKEAGKQDPELAYISSNFITGHGIGKNQPRNKQMEAEFRKQEEVLRKFRAHETNLLIATSIVEEGVDIPKCNLVVRFDLPTEYRSYVQSKGRARAPISNYVMLADTDKIKGFEEDLKTYKAIEKILRNKCSKSVDTGEADTEPVVDDDDIFPPYVLRSEDGPRVTINTAIGHVNRYCARLPSDPFTHLAPKCRTRELPDGTFYSTLYLPINSPLRASIVGPPMSCIRLAERVVALICCEKLHKIGELDDHLMPVGKETVKYEEELDLHDEEETSVPGRPGSTKRRQCYPKAVSIDSRMFEGELSQARSALLPVRDRNGPDDTFT